From the genome of Deltaproteobacteria bacterium:
ATCCGCGGGCAGCCGCCGGCCGAGGCCGAGCCCCCCCAGCACCCCGAGCAGGTCGAGCACGCCGAGGCCCAGCCTCCGACCGAGCAGGAGGAGGAGCACCCCGAGCCGCCGGGCGAGGCCCATCCGCATTGACAAGTGCGCCCGCCCGCTTAGGTTGCCGACGCGAGGACTCCCATGGACCCTACCGGCAACCCGCCTGACGCCAACGGCACGCCCGCCAGCGAGGCGCTCGAGGTCGACCCGCGCGACGCCGAGCTGGCCAAGCTCCGCGACGAGCTCTCTCTCAAAGACAAGAAGCTCGACGAGGTCTTGCGCGCGTACGCACAGGCCAAGAACGAGCACGCCGAGTTCCGCACCCGGCTGCAGCGCGAGCGCGACCGGCTCATCGACATGGAGAAGGGGCGGGTGGCGCTGGCGTTCCTCGAGGCCGCCGACGAACTCGACCGCGCCATCGCTGCCAGCGGCGATGACAGCTCGCCGCTCGCCCGCGGGGTGCGGCTCACGCGCGAGGCCATGGGCCGTCAGATGGCGGCCATGGGCATCACCCCGCTGGTGCTGATGGGCCGGCCGTTCGATCCCAACGTCTCCGAGGCGGTGGACCTGGTTCCCGTGGACGACGCCTCGCGCGACGGCGTGGTGATGGCCGAGGTCACCAAGGGCTACAAGCTCGGCGAGCAGCTCTTGCGGCCCGCGCGCGTGCGCGTGGGCAAGCGCGCCGATGAGGCCCGGACCTGACCCCATTTTTGGAATAGTCTCGCTCGCCGGACGTTCTGTCCGTCGAGCCGCCGCGCCGCTCGCCTGATGGCCTGCCAGCGCGGTATGCGTTCGCGACACTGCGAGGGCATGCGCATGCGCCGTTCGTCACTTCTCGTCCTGCCGGTCTTTCTGGCTGGCATCTCCTGCAGCCGCGACTCCGCCACCGCGGCCGTGCTCACGCCGCTCGCGGCCCTCGAGGGCACCGCGTCGGCGGCGACCCGGTCGGGCCTGTGGAGCGAGCGCCCCAAGAACGCGCTCCCCGCGGGCTTCGTGCCGCCCACGTCACTCGCGCCGCTCATCAAGGAAATGAAGCCTGCGGTGGTGAACATCTCGACGACTCAGGTGGTCCGCCGGCGCGGCCCGAGCGCCGACCCGAACGACCCCTTCAACCAGTTCTTCGGCCAGTTCTTCGGCGGCGAGCAGCAACAGGTCCAGCGGCTGCACTCGCTCGGCTCGGGCTTCGTCATCAACGCCAAGGGCCTGGTGGTGACCAACAACCACGTCATCGACGGCGCGAGCGAGATCAAGGTGAAGCTCGGCGACGGCCGCGAGTTCTCGGCCGACGTGGTCGGCAAGGACCCCAAAGTCGATCTCGCGCTGCTCAAGCTCCAGGGCGACGTGAAGGACCTGCCCATCGTGTACCTGGGC
Proteins encoded in this window:
- a CDS encoding nucleotide exchange factor GrpE — encoded protein: MDPTGNPPDANGTPASEALEVDPRDAELAKLRDELSLKDKKLDEVLRAYAQAKNEHAEFRTRLQRERDRLIDMEKGRVALAFLEAADELDRAIAASGDDSSPLARGVRLTREAMGRQMAAMGITPLVLMGRPFDPNVSEAVDLVPVDDASRDGVVMAEVTKGYKLGEQLLRPARVRVGKRADEART